In Firmicutes bacterium ASF500, a single genomic region encodes these proteins:
- the yhdN gene encoding Aldo-keto reductase YhdN, with amino-acid sequence MELCLGTVQFGTQYGIQGNARPRKQEVFDIITDALAHGIHWFDTASAYGTAEELLGDYIEEHPGISKEINIASKLAPNALTNIPTEKKREIILSKIQESLNRLHRQQLDVYMFHNASHIFDEEAVAALDAVRHEGLARSIGVSVYTPLEAMKALSYPQIEVIQVPYNVFDRRLDQCGFFVEAKKKNVTVFARSSLLQGLAVMDANRLPAHMEFASPYLKVFHSICDSASSSPLHAAISSVAGHPGIDYLLFGVDNQDQLSNYLSFVSKPLPQEVESALRAAFDKVEEKLVNPSLW; translated from the coding sequence ATGGAGTTATGTTTGGGCACTGTGCAGTTTGGAACCCAGTATGGCATACAGGGCAATGCCCGCCCTAGAAAACAAGAAGTGTTTGATATCATCACCGATGCGCTTGCGCACGGGATTCATTGGTTTGATACCGCTTCGGCTTATGGAACTGCGGAGGAGCTTTTAGGGGACTACATCGAAGAGCATCCAGGCATATCTAAAGAAATAAACATCGCCTCAAAGCTTGCTCCAAACGCGTTAACGAATATCCCAACAGAAAAAAAGAGGGAAATCATACTTTCTAAAATACAGGAAAGCTTGAATCGCTTGCACAGGCAGCAGTTGGATGTCTACATGTTTCATAACGCTTCTCATATTTTTGATGAAGAAGCAGTAGCAGCTCTTGACGCTGTCCGGCATGAGGGCCTTGCTAGGTCAATTGGAGTATCTGTATACACACCCCTGGAAGCAATGAAGGCTTTATCCTATCCACAAATTGAAGTGATACAGGTTCCTTACAATGTTTTTGACAGAAGACTGGATCAATGCGGTTTTTTTGTGGAAGCGAAGAAAAAGAACGTAACTGTTTTTGCTAGAAGCTCGTTGCTGCAGGGACTTGCGGTTATGGACGCAAACCGCCTGCCGGCACATATGGAATTTGCTAGTCCATATCTCAAGGTATTTCACAGTATCTGCGATTCCGCTTCCAGTTCTCCGCTTCACGCCGCAATCAGCTCTGTTGCCGGCCATCCTGGAATTGATTACCTGCTCTTTGGGGTGGATAATCAAGATCAGCTTTCAAATTATTTGTCCTTCGTTTCCAAGCCGCTGCCGCAGGAGGTTGAATCGGCCTTGAGGGCCGCGTTTGACAAAGTTGAGGAAAAATTAGTAAACCCGTCTCTATGGTAA
- the bacC gene encoding Dihydroanticapsin 7-dehydrogenase, translating to MELFDLTGKAVLVTGGAGYLGTAMSEALASFHAKVFIASRDTGKCERLAGELNQKYGELCKGLAIDIASEKSIHLCIERVIEAEGKIDVLVNNAAYSVAGYFEDLTGELWSKAIDGTVNGVFRMCSAVIPKMIQQGSGSIINIASMYGLVSPDPKVYQGEVKFNNPACYGAGKAAVLQLTKYLAGYYGQYGIRCNSISPGPFPSKPVQETGWFIENLAERTMLKRIGQPDDLAGTVVLLASDASKYITGANICVDGGWTAW from the coding sequence ATGGAACTGTTTGATTTGACGGGAAAAGCTGTCTTAGTTACAGGCGGCGCAGGCTATTTGGGAACAGCAATGAGCGAAGCTCTGGCGTCCTTTCACGCCAAAGTGTTTATTGCCTCACGGGATACCGGAAAATGTGAGCGTCTGGCTGGTGAGTTGAACCAGAAATATGGTGAGTTGTGCAAAGGGCTCGCAATTGATATAGCTTCAGAAAAAAGCATTCACTTGTGCATAGAACGTGTAATTGAGGCCGAGGGAAAGATCGATGTTCTGGTCAATAATGCGGCATATAGTGTTGCGGGGTATTTTGAGGATTTAACAGGCGAGCTATGGTCGAAAGCGATTGATGGCACCGTGAATGGTGTTTTCCGAATGTGTTCCGCAGTAATACCGAAAATGATCCAGCAGGGCAGTGGGAGTATTATCAATATTGCATCTATGTACGGCTTGGTTTCCCCAGACCCAAAGGTTTACCAGGGGGAAGTAAAGTTTAACAATCCGGCCTGTTATGGGGCTGGAAAAGCGGCAGTATTGCAGTTGACGAAATATTTAGCCGGTTACTATGGACAATATGGAATTCGATGCAACAGTATATCACCAGGTCCATTCCCCTCTAAACCGGTGCAGGAGACGGGGTGGTTTATTGAGAATCTTGCGGAAAGAACTATGCTGAAACGGATCGGCCAGCCAGATGATTTGGCAGGTACCGTGGTCCTGTTGGCGTCAGACGCCAGCAAATATATAACAGGAGCCAATATTTGTGTAGATGGAGGCTGGACAGCATGGTAG
- the arnB gene encoding UDP-4-amino-4-deoxy-L-arabinose--oxoglutarate aminotransferase, with product MPVSSLALYGGEAVRKEWLSYGRQYIDEADIQAVTEVLKSDFLTCGPKVTELEETLCRLTRAAHCTAVSNGTAALHVACLAAGIGPGDEVITTPITFAASANAILYCGGRPVFADIDPRTYTIDPASLERCVTERTKAVIAVDFTGAACDYDAIRAVCQKHHLLLIEDAAHSIGASYRGTPVGSIADLTTFSFHPVKTITAGEGGAVLTKDSALAKRVELFSRHGITRDPALLRDHSNSNWYYEQQLLGYNYRMTDIQCALALSQLNKLERFAARRKELVRRYNEAFRKIPEVIIQEEVEGSDTVRHLYILRLDFDRLTCGRKEFYDAMQAENIGVNVHYIPVYWLPYYQSLGFKKGLCPNAEAYYESSMTLPLFYSMTDQDQDDVIQAVRKLIEYFRK from the coding sequence ATGCCTGTGTCGAGTTTAGCGTTATACGGCGGGGAAGCGGTACGAAAAGAGTGGCTGTCCTACGGTCGCCAATACATAGACGAGGCTGACATTCAAGCGGTGACGGAGGTCCTGAAAAGCGATTTTCTGACCTGCGGCCCCAAGGTCACGGAGCTGGAGGAGACGCTGTGCCGGCTGACCAGGGCGGCGCACTGTACGGCGGTGTCCAACGGAACTGCGGCGCTGCATGTGGCCTGTCTCGCCGCCGGGATTGGCCCGGGGGATGAGGTCATCACAACACCCATCACCTTCGCGGCGTCGGCCAACGCCATTTTATACTGCGGCGGAAGGCCGGTATTTGCGGATATCGACCCGAGGACCTATACCATTGACCCCGCCTCCCTGGAGCGGTGCGTGACGGAGCGAACCAAAGCGGTCATTGCGGTGGACTTCACCGGCGCGGCCTGCGATTATGACGCCATCCGGGCCGTCTGCCAGAAGCACCATCTGCTTCTGATCGAGGATGCCGCCCACTCCATCGGCGCCTCCTACCGGGGGACGCCGGTGGGGAGCATCGCGGACCTGACTACCTTCAGCTTTCATCCCGTGAAGACCATCACGGCGGGGGAGGGCGGCGCTGTATTGACGAAGGACAGTGCCCTGGCAAAGCGGGTGGAGCTGTTTTCCAGACACGGAATTACCCGGGACCCCGCCCTTTTGCGGGACCATAGCAACTCCAACTGGTACTATGAGCAGCAGCTGCTTGGCTACAACTACCGCATGACAGACATCCAGTGTGCGCTGGCCCTGAGCCAGCTCAACAAGCTGGAGCGTTTTGCCGCCAGGAGGAAGGAACTGGTCCGGCGGTATAATGAAGCATTCCGTAAGATTCCGGAAGTGATTATTCAAGAAGAGGTTGAGGGCTCTGACACAGTGCGGCACCTGTATATCCTGCGTCTGGATTTTGACCGGCTCACTTGCGGGCGGAAAGAATTTTATGACGCCATGCAGGCGGAAAATATCGGGGTCAACGTACACTATATCCCGGTGTACTGGCTTCCGTACTATCAATCTCTGGGCTTCAAAAAGGGCCTGTGCCCCAATGCGGAGGCTTATTATGAGAGCAGTATGACGCTGCCTCTGTTCTATAGCATGACAGATCAGGATCAGGATGATGTTATCCAAGCGGTGAGAAAGCTGATTGAATATTTCCGAAAATGA
- the pseI gene encoding Pseudaminic acid synthase, translated as MFRLWDKLAANQVYVIAEMSANHAGKLENALAIVRQAAKSGADCVKIQTYTADTMTIDCDNEYFRIKGGLWDGYKLYDLYRDAGTPWEWQERIKEECEACGVDFLSTPFDRTAVDFLESMGCEAYKIASFELVDIPLIEYTAAKGKPMVISCGMGSVEEIQDAVDVCRRQGNDKIVLLKCCSEYPANYSDMNLATIPDMRERFGVPVGLSDHSMGSIAAVVGVSLGAQVVEKHFCLSRAIKNPDSEFSMEPQEFAEMVRDVRAAAQIRGRVSYELTEAEKASTVFRRSIFAVRDIQKGEEFTTENIRCIRPGYGTKPKFYFGLLKEQAPKDISRGSPLNVDV; from the coding sequence ATGTTCAGACTATGGGACAAGCTGGCGGCGAATCAAGTCTATGTCATCGCGGAGATGAGCGCCAATCACGCCGGGAAGCTGGAGAATGCCCTGGCGATTGTGCGTCAGGCGGCCAAATCCGGCGCGGACTGCGTGAAAATCCAGACCTATACGGCGGATACCATGACCATCGACTGCGACAATGAATATTTTCGAATCAAAGGCGGACTTTGGGACGGTTATAAGCTCTACGATTTGTACCGGGATGCGGGCACGCCCTGGGAGTGGCAGGAGCGAATCAAGGAGGAATGCGAGGCCTGCGGGGTGGATTTCCTCTCGACGCCCTTTGACCGGACAGCCGTCGATTTTCTGGAGAGCATGGGCTGCGAGGCGTACAAAATTGCCAGCTTTGAGCTGGTGGACATTCCGTTGATTGAATATACCGCCGCTAAGGGGAAGCCCATGGTGATCAGCTGCGGAATGGGCAGTGTGGAGGAAATTCAGGATGCGGTAGACGTATGCAGGCGGCAGGGAAATGACAAGATCGTTCTGCTCAAGTGCTGCAGCGAGTACCCGGCCAATTACAGCGACATGAACCTCGCCACCATTCCGGATATGCGAGAGCGGTTCGGCGTCCCGGTGGGGCTGTCCGACCACTCCATGGGGTCCATCGCCGCCGTGGTGGGTGTGTCCTTGGGCGCACAGGTGGTGGAAAAGCACTTCTGCCTCAGCCGCGCCATCAAAAACCCGGACAGCGAATTTTCCATGGAGCCGCAGGAGTTTGCGGAGATGGTGCGGGATGTCCGGGCCGCCGCACAAATCCGAGGCCGGGTGAGCTACGAGCTGACGGAAGCGGAAAAAGCCTCCACTGTTTTCCGCAGATCGATTTTTGCCGTGCGGGATATTCAAAAGGGCGAGGAGTTTACGACAGAAAATATTCGATGTATCCGGCCTGGATATGGTACAAAACCAAAATTTTATTTCGGTCTGTTAAAGGAGCAGGCTCCCAAAGATATTTCAAGAGGGAGTCCGTTGAATGTGGATGTATGA
- the kdsB gene encoding 8-amino-3,8-dideoxy-manno-octulosonate cytidylyltransferase — protein sequence MESKVLAIIQARMSSTRLPGKVLRNLCGQPILYHIVQRIRSVQSVDTIVIATSQNKSDDPIAEFAHENQVCCFRGSETDVLDRFFQAARTFGAEPDDIVMRLTADNPFVDPNVCEELLSYFKGSNFSYASAGGYPLGVGAEVFTFRALAEAHENGRQPYEREHVTPYMYREGQNPGKLNSPKDYSAVRLTVDTEEDYEVAQILYGSLYQPDRIFSLDEIIDYLVANPEVMTINKNVHQKRLGE from the coding sequence ATGGAAAGCAAGGTTTTAGCGATCATTCAGGCGCGCATGAGCTCTACACGCCTACCCGGTAAGGTGTTAAGAAATCTTTGCGGTCAGCCAATCCTGTATCATATCGTTCAACGCATAAGAAGTGTGCAGAGCGTCGACACGATTGTCATTGCGACATCTCAAAATAAGTCGGATGACCCGATCGCGGAGTTTGCCCATGAGAATCAAGTCTGTTGTTTCCGTGGGAGTGAGACGGACGTACTGGACCGTTTTTTTCAGGCGGCGCGGACATTTGGTGCGGAGCCGGATGATATCGTGATGCGGTTAACAGCGGATAACCCCTTTGTTGACCCCAATGTTTGTGAGGAATTATTGTCTTATTTTAAAGGCAGCAATTTCTCCTATGCGTCTGCCGGCGGTTATCCCTTGGGAGTCGGGGCAGAGGTGTTTACCTTTCGTGCCTTGGCGGAGGCGCATGAAAACGGGCGCCAGCCATATGAGCGTGAACATGTGACACCATATATGTATCGGGAGGGCCAAAATCCAGGAAAACTCAACTCGCCAAAAGATTATTCAGCGGTAAGGCTTACTGTGGATACAGAGGAAGACTATGAGGTGGCGCAAATCTTGTATGGCTCCTTGTACCAGCCGGACAGGATCTTCAGCCTCGACGAGATTATTGACTATCTGGTAGCCAATCCGGAAGTTATGACAATTAACAAGAATGTCCATCAAAAACGGTTGGGTGAGTAG